The DNA window TGCAAATTCGCAGTCTGCACGGGATAAAGTCGCTGAGCTGGCAGGGCGATACTCAGGCGCTAAGCCTGACGCCGCCGATAGAGGCAAACGGTCCTGATGGTTGGAGCATCATTATGCCGCGTTGGAACAGTGACGCCGGGGCGGGCAATCGCTGGCACCTTTCGCTGGTGGTAGAGGATAAAACGGGTCAGCGCGTCTCATCCAATGAGATCGCACTGGCGCTGACCGAGCCGCTGGTGAGCTTACCGGCCGAGGGCATTTCCTGGCAGCATATGCCCTAGAATACGCGCTCCTGATGAACCCAAACCGCCGCTTCCACGCGTGATTTCAGCTTCATTTTCTTCAGCATATGCTTGACGTGTACTTTTACGGTGCTTTCGGTGATATCCAGACGGCGGGCAATCATTTTGTTCGGCAGGCCCTGGGCAATCAGCTTGAGAATGTCGCGCTCGCGCGGGGTAAGCTGGCTGATGTCGCGATCGGACGTGGCGCGGTTGGCACGCAGGCTGGCTGCCAGCACTGGGGTTAATGCTTCGCTGAGCACCATTTCGCCCGCCGCCGCCTGTTGCAGCGCCTTCAGCAGATCTTCCGGTTCCATATCTTTCAGCAGGTAGCCATCGGCACCGCGTTTCAGGGCGGTAACCACATCTTCTTCATGATTGGAGACGCTAAACACTACTACGCGACCGGAAAGCGACTTTTCGCGCAGCTTGTCGAGGGTTTCAAGGCCGTTCATGCCCGGCATATTGAGATCCAGCAGAATCAAATCTGGATCCAGCGACTCCGCCAGGGCGATACCTTGTTCGCCATTACTGGCCTCGCCGATGACCTGGATATCCGGGGCCATGCTGACGAGTTGTTTGACGCCGGTGCGCAGCATCGGATGATCGTCAATGAGAAGGATGGTTGCCCGTTCCTGTTGACTCATAGGGTTCTCCTTATTGGATTGAAAGCGATTTTTCAGGGATAAAAGTGACGACCACTTCCGTGCCGCCGGTTTCCCGACGCCGCACCTGGCAGTCTCCGCGCAAGCTCTGGGCGCGATCGCGCATAATAATTAAGCCGTAATGGTTACTGCGCTCCGCGTGGTCCGGCACGCCTCGGCCGTTATCGGCTACCACCAGTCGGACCTGATTATCCCGTAGCGCAACGGTAACGCTGACGTCCGTCGCATTGGCATGCTTCAGGGCGTTGCTTAGCGCCTCGCGGGCAATTTGTAGCAGGTGAATTGCCTGGTGCGAGGGAACAAAACGCGGCGGCAACTGGTAGTCCAGGCGTACCGTAAAGCCGAAATGAGCGCTGTATTCCTGGCAGCTGGCTTCCAGCGCCGGGCGCAGACCGGTTTCGGTTAACTGTAGACGGAAGGTTGTTAACAGTTCGCGCAGTTGCGCCCATGAGGTATTGAGTTCATTGCGAATCTGCCCCAGCAGCTGACGGCTGGCATCCGGCAGGTCTTCGCCCTGCATTTGCAGGCAACTGACCTGCATTTTCATGCACGAGAGCGACTGGGCAATAGAGTCGTGGAGCTCGCGGGCGATAGTGGCGCGCTCTTCCATCACGATAAGCTGCTGCTGGCGCTCTTGATGATGGTCGAGCGCGAGGGTGCCGGTGAGTTGTTCCACAAGGGTATCAACCAGTTGCTGTTGATCGTGGCTTAGATGCCGACCAACGGGCAGAGTGGCCAGCAGAATTCCGTACTGATTATGGGCGTCAGACAGTCGCCATTTCAATGTGGTTCCGGCATCGGGCAGCGGCGGCAGATCGCGCGGACACAGGTAGCAACCTCTGTCATCGCACTGAATATCGGAGTGGCAGGCGAACTCCTGGTGGTTGTCTTCATCTTCAAGATCATAAACCCGAACTTCAATATCGCGCAGCAGAGTTAACCCTTGCAAACCGTTGAGCACAGGCGAGATGCGCTCGCAGAGCGGAGCGTTGGAGTGCAGGCGGCGATTGGCTTGCCACAGGAAGGCGAGAATCTCATTTTTCTGCTCCAGCCCGGCGGTTTTTTCCTGCACCCGGCGTTCGAGCACCGAATAGCTCTCGGCGAGCTCTTCGGACATGTTGTTTAGCGCCATACCGAGCGTCGCCATCTCATCGCGCCCGTTAATCTGGGTACGCTGGGTAAAATCGCGTTGGCTCACCGCGCGTGCCATATCCAGCAGCTGTTTCCAGGGGCGTAACAAGCGTGCGCGTAGCCAAATAATGGTAAACACCAGCAGCAGTGCCATAATGACCGCCATGATTCGCTGGATCCAGACGACGTGTTTTATCCGCTCCTCGGTGGTGTGATCGAAAGCGGTGACAAGCTGGTCGATGCGGTCAACAAAGCCGGCGACATCTGTGGCTACCGTGGCCTGATTTTGTGCCTTACGCATACCGGGTGCGAGCTCCAGTTGCCAGTAATGTTGCAGAGCCTGGAGCTGTTCTTGCTGATCGTCATGGCGAGCGGCGTACTGGAGTTCCGGACTAAAGACGGTGGCGGTCATTTCATCCAGCAGCTTTTGATCGCTTTCACGTAACGGGATGGCTGCCAACAGTCGATAGCTCTGCATGCGCAGCGAACCGGCTTTATTAATAGCGTGCGCGCTGCCCTGAACGCCGTGCACCAGGCGAGAGGAGATAGCCATTCCGGCGACACCTATCACTGTGGCCAATAGAACGATTAACACGAGTTGATTAACCAGCGTTAGCGGCGTAAAAAGACGTTTCAACATGAGGTATGTGCTCCTGACCGGCAAATCATCCGGGAGTGGCGCTTATTCTCGGACATCCCCTGGAGTATACCCATACCCCTAAAGGATTACCCCTTAATTGTCAGTCATTGATGGGCTGGTGGCAGGGGTAGGGGTAAAGACAGCAGTAGCGTGAAAAACCACACTTTTTTGCGCAGAAATAGCTACTCACTTCGGGTGATGATTTTTTTTTAGCCAAATTAACGCCCACTTTTCCTTTGATTTATATCAACTTACCGCAGGCTGTAACCCATAAGGTAGCCAGGGTTAATACGAATAATCAGAGGTGTCTATGAGTCACTCTTCAATCCCGGAGAAGACTAACAGCTCAGTCATTACCGACTGGCGTCCTGAAGATCCTGAATTTTGGCAGCAGCGCGGTCATCGCGTCGCCAGCCGCAATCTGTGGATCTCCGTTCCATGTCTTTTACTGGCATTCTGCGTCTGGATGTTATTCAGCGCCGTTGCCGTCAACCTGAATAAAGTGGGCTTTCAGTTCACCACCGACCAGCTATTTATGCTGACCGCGCTGCCGGCGCTGTCCGGCGCGCTTTTGCGCGTACCTTATGCGTTTATGGTCCCGCTGTTCGGTGGGCGTCGCTGGACTGCATTCAGTACCGGGATCATGATCGTACCGTGCGTGTGGTTAGGTTTTGCGGTGCAGGACACCTCTACTCCGTTCAGCATTTTCGTGATTATTTCGCTGCTGTGCGGCTTCGCCGGGGCTAACTTTGCTTCCAGTATGGCGAACATCAGCTTCTTCTTCCCGAAACAGAAACAGGGCGGCGCGTTGGGCATCAACGGCGGCCTCGGCAATATGGGCGTCAGCGTGATGCAGCTGGTTGCTCCTCTGGTGGTATCCCTGTCTATTTTCGCCGTCTTTGGTGGAACCGGTAGCGAACAACCGGACGGCTCTATGTTGTATCTGGAAAACGCGGCGTGGATCTGGGTGCCGTTCCTGATAGCCTTCACCCTGGCGGCGTGGTTCTTTATGAACGATCTGTCGGCATCAAAGGCTTCCCTGAGCGAGCAGTTGCCAGTACTTAAACGCGCGCATCTGTGGATTATGGCGC is part of the Klebsiella huaxiensis genome and encodes:
- the narL gene encoding two-component system response regulator NarL — translated: MSQQERATILLIDDHPMLRTGVKQLVSMAPDIQVIGEASNGEQGIALAESLDPDLILLDLNMPGMNGLETLDKLREKSLSGRVVVFSVSNHEEDVVTALKRGADGYLLKDMEPEDLLKALQQAAAGEMVLSEALTPVLAASLRANRATSDRDISQLTPRERDILKLIAQGLPNKMIARRLDITESTVKVHVKHMLKKMKLKSRVEAAVWVHQERVF
- the narX gene encoding nitrate/nitrite two-component system sensor histidine kinase NarX, coding for MLKRLFTPLTLVNQLVLIVLLATVIGVAGMAISSRLVHGVQGSAHAINKAGSLRMQSYRLLAAIPLRESDQKLLDEMTATVFSPELQYAARHDDQQEQLQALQHYWQLELAPGMRKAQNQATVATDVAGFVDRIDQLVTAFDHTTEERIKHVVWIQRIMAVIMALLLVFTIIWLRARLLRPWKQLLDMARAVSQRDFTQRTQINGRDEMATLGMALNNMSEELAESYSVLERRVQEKTAGLEQKNEILAFLWQANRRLHSNAPLCERISPVLNGLQGLTLLRDIEVRVYDLEDEDNHQEFACHSDIQCDDRGCYLCPRDLPPLPDAGTTLKWRLSDAHNQYGILLATLPVGRHLSHDQQQLVDTLVEQLTGTLALDHHQERQQQLIVMEERATIARELHDSIAQSLSCMKMQVSCLQMQGEDLPDASRQLLGQIRNELNTSWAQLRELLTTFRLQLTETGLRPALEASCQEYSAHFGFTVRLDYQLPPRFVPSHQAIHLLQIAREALSNALKHANATDVSVTVALRDNQVRLVVADNGRGVPDHAERSNHYGLIIMRDRAQSLRGDCQVRRRETGGTEVVVTFIPEKSLSIQ
- a CDS encoding NarK family nitrate/nitrite MFS transporter, which produces MSHSSIPEKTNSSVITDWRPEDPEFWQQRGHRVASRNLWISVPCLLLAFCVWMLFSAVAVNLNKVGFQFTTDQLFMLTALPALSGALLRVPYAFMVPLFGGRRWTAFSTGIMIVPCVWLGFAVQDTSTPFSIFVIISLLCGFAGANFASSMANISFFFPKQKQGGALGINGGLGNMGVSVMQLVAPLVVSLSIFAVFGGTGSEQPDGSMLYLENAAWIWVPFLIAFTLAAWFFMNDLSASKASLSEQLPVLKRAHLWIMALLYLATFGSFIGFSAGFAMLSKTQFPDVQILHYAFFGPFIGALARSTGGAISDRLGGTRVTLVNFVVMAIFCGLLFLTLPTNGEGGNFIAFFAVFMVLFLTAGLGSASTFQMISVIFRKMTMERVKAQGGSEAQAMREAATDTAAALGFISAIGAIGGFFIPKAFGISLDLTGSPAGAMKIFLVFYIACVVITWAVYGRKQK